GTCGGGCAGCGTGAGCACCGTCAGGTAGGAGGAGCCGCCGTGGACGACGTAGAGCCGCCCGCCCGTCCGGTCCACCTGGCCGCGCAGCGGCTCGGCGTCCACCGGCACCGTCGCCGCGACCTGCCGGCTTGGCAGGTCCACCACCGTGACGGTGTTGGAGCGCCGGTTGAAGACGTAGGCGCGGCGGCCCGAGCGGTCGAGCCGGAGCGAGTAGGGCTCCTCGCCGGTCGGCGCGCGGGCGAGCTCGCTGGCGGTGGACAGGTCGAGGAAGCTCACTGAGTAGGAGCCCTGGTTGAGGACCACCAGCGCCTGCCCGTCCGGCGTGAGCGCCAGCTCCCGCGGCCGATCGCCGCCGCGCAGCGGGAGGCGCTGCAGATCGGCGCCGGTGGCGAGGTCCAGGACCTCCACCTGGTCCTCGCCAGGGAGCGCGACGTACGCGCGGTGGGCGCGGCGGTCGAGCACGACGCCCTCCGGGGCGCGCCCGACCGGCGTCACCGCCAGCGCCCGGTGCCGGTGCCGGTCGAAGGCGGTGAGGCTGGCGAGGGCGGTGCTGGAGCAGTAGCCGATGAGCTGCTCGACGGGCGTCCGCGCCTGCTCGGCCGTGAAAGCGGGCGAGAAGGCGAAGCTCCGGTCCACGGAGCGCGCGTACTGCAGCGTGAGCGCGACCAGCGTGGCCCGCCCGCGCTCCACCTGGAACGCCACCGGGACGCGGTCGGGCTCCGGCGGTACGAGCAGGTCGGAGCGACCCTCGGGCGAGCCGAGGGTGGCGCGCTTCACCGTGAGGAGGAGCGAGGTGTAGTCCCCGGGCGGTAGCCGTCCCCAGGCGAGCAGCCGCTGCCGGCTGGTCCCGAGGCCACCCAGGTTAGGGAGAAGCAGCTCGAGCGGAGCGGCGGGCCCGTCGGCGCGCGCCACCTGCGCGGCGGACACGGTGAAGGCGAGGTGCTCAGCCTCGGCCGGGAAGGGCTCGAGGTAGACGTACACCTCCCCTTCGTCCCCGAGGGGAGGGAGGGTGCGCTGCGAGCGCGCCGGTGCCGCACAGGCGAAGGCGCACATGGCCAGCGCGAGCCAGGTCGTGGCGCTCCTCATCGGGCCTCCCAGGAAGAGGGCCATCGTAACCCGGCCGAGCGACCGGGCGATCGCGAAATCGGCTGCGGCGGCATCGCGCCACGGTCGGGAATAAAAAAAGGGAGGCCGCTTTCGCGGCCCCCCTCTCACGTCAGCAGCAGCGGAGGACGGCTAGTCCTTCGCGTGGCACTTGTTGCAGAGACCGCGGGCGTACGGCCCGAACGCGGTCGCCGCGCGGCCGTAGTACGCGACCTGCAGGGCGGTCTGGTCGAGGCCCATGTTGATCTTGCCGTCGGCCGTGCTCGGGTCGTAGATGGCGTTGCCCGAGGCGTCCGCGATCGTCATGAACTCGTTGTAGATGCTGTAACGGGTCATGCTCTCGAAGGCCGACGCGTGCGCGCGGTGGCAGGAGAGGCAGATGACGTTCGGGGCGTTGGTGGTGTCCGCGCCGAACTTCGGCGAGGCGACGGCCGCCGCGAGGGCGGTGTAGTCGTTCGTGCCGAGCTCGAAGGGCACCAGGGTGGTGTACGCGGTGGCCTGCGCGCCCGTCATGATGCCCGAGGTGACGTAGCTGTTGTAGTTCGTCACGATGAACGACGGGAGCTTGGCGAGGTTACCGGCCGGGTGAACCAGGCCGGGCATGCCGGAGGTGTAGCCGTTCTCGAGCATCCCACCGTGGCAGTTGGCGCACCACTCGGCCATGCCCTGGCCGTAAGCGACGCGGACCAGCGCGGAGCCGTCCGTGCCCTCGGAGGCGTTGTAGTTGCCGGCGACGACGGCGGCGGGCGGGTCGTTCGCGAAGGCGAAGCTGCCCGTGCCGGAGAAGGACTTCGGCTGGTAGTTCTTGCCGGCGAGGAGGCGATACACGCCGACCGCACCCTTGCCAGCGACCGGGGCGGCGCTGGTGTTGTACGAGCCGGAGTTGAAGATCGGGAGGCCAGTGGTGGCGATCGCGCCGGTCGCGTCACGGCGGTAACGGCCGTGCGGGTCGTGGCAGGAGGAGCAGGCCAGGTTCTCGCGGGGGAACGTGCCGCCCGGCGCGACGGTCTGGATCGCGTCCTTGTTGTAGCCGTAGTCGGCCGCGACGATGTTGTGGCCGTGGCGGTCGCCCTCGATCGAGGTCAGCGCGCCGCGCACCTTGAAGTTCAGGGTCTTCTTCACCCAGCCGAAGTCACCGCCCGGGGTCTGGGTCTGGGGGACCTGCGCCGAGGTGAGGAGCGTGCCCGGCACGGAGTCGCCGACCATCAGGCTGTCCGGGGTGGCGATGTGGTAGCTGCTCGGGCGGTCCAGCGGACCCTCGTGGCAGTTGAGGCAGGCCGACGACTGGTCGCTGGCCTTGAGGAGGTAGATCCCCGACTGGAGGATCGTCCCGCCCTTCGGGGTCATCTTCGCGCCCTCGAAGGAGTTGTGCATCGTGTGGCAGCCTTCGCACTCGCCGACGCCGCCGGAGTGGAAGGCGTACGCGTTGCCGAAGGCAAGCGCGAACACCGCCGCGAACGTGATCTTGAGAAGCTTCATTGACTCTCCCCTTCTGTTGGACTGCTGACCTGCTGCGTTTGAGCTGCGACTGCGACTGCTCTCCCCCACAACAGTGAATGAACTCTCAGTTCAAAAGCTGCGCGGCGTCCTCGATCTGGAAGACGCTGACGCCGCGCCGCGCGTACTGCGAGACGAAGACGCGGCCATGGCCCGCCTCGATGTCGACCGGCGCGAGCAGGTTCTCCGGGTTCGGGCCGCGGTAGCCGAACTCGCGCTGGAAGCGGAGCTCCTTGTCGAACACCAGCACCGCCGACTTGAGGAGGTCGGTGACGTAGATGCGGCCCTGCTCGTCGGCGGCGATCCCGGCGACGATGTTGAACTTGCCCGGCGCGCCGCCGCGCTGGCCGAAGGGGCGGAGCTTGCCGTCGAGCGAGAGGACGAAGGCCCTGAAGAGCGGCTGGATGGTGAAGAGGACGTTGCCCTCGCGATCGACGTTGAACCCCTTGAACCCGAGGTCCTGCCGCTGCTGCTCGTTCTTCACCTCGAGCATCGGGCCGACGTCGAGGAGCTGCTGAAACCGGCCCTCGAGATCGGTGACGACGACCTTCATCGCGCCGAAGTCGCACAGGTACAGGTGACCCTGGGCCTGACGGAGCCCGCCCGGCCGAAAGTTCGTGAGCGACGGAGGCAACCCGGTGACCGCGACCTTGTGCAGCACCTCGCCGCGGAAGTTGCAGCGGACGAGCGTGAGCTGCTGGTCGGCGGTGAGGGCCATGAGCTCGCCGTCGTCGAGCGCGGCGATGGAGAGGACGCTGCCGAGCTCGCGGTCCTCGCCGAAGGCGAAGACCTCCATGCCGCTCTGGTTGAAGACGCGGACCCCGCCGCCGCCGAGGACGAACAGCTCGTCGTCGCGGGCGTCGTAAGAGAGTCGGGCGCCCTGGAACGGGATGAAGCCGTTCAGGGTGGAGAGGCTGTAGAGATAGCGGGCGCGGATCGCCTGCGCGTCGGCGGCCTGCGGCAGGGCCGCGAGGGCAGCGAGGACGGCGGCGATGGCGACGCGCTGCTTCATGTCTCTCCTGTGGGCGGGCGGCCAGGCCCCACCTCTCCCTGCGACCAGCCCCACTTCGGTGCAGGAGCCCTAAGCATCGAAAGTGCCAGCGCGGCAAAGGCGCCAACCGCTGTAAAAGCAGATGGTTGGCTGCGGCAGGGCGATGGGGGAATTGGCGGCGAGTGGGCGCTATCACCCAAGGCGCTGGTCAGGTCGCCCCGGTCCCAGGCGCTCGCTCCATGGGCGCTGCGGCGGAAGGTCGCAGGCCTTACCGCGCAGTGAGCGACGGTCCGTCACTCCCGGTGCGTGCGAGGCGCATCGGTTGCGCGGACGGCGCTCCGCACGGGGGACGAGCGCCTGCTTTGGGCCATCGTCCGGGGGAGAAACCAGCCGGACGCGACCGCTGGGGCTTTTCACCCGCTCGCGAAACGCGAACGGCCGCCCACCCTGTCCGGGCGAGCGGCCGTGAGCGAGGTCTTCAGCGCGTCAGTGACAGCCGAAGCAGCTCGAGCCCCAACGCGGCGCCACGTCCACCGCCCCGTTGACGTGCAGCGCCGGGTTCGAGATGCCGGTGCCCACGCCGGCGGTGGTGCCCGTCGCGTCCGGGTGGCACACCTGGCACTGGTTGCCGCCGCCGTGATTGCCGCTGTGCCAGTAGCCGGTGCGCGGCGGGTTGCCGTGGCAGGAGCCGCAGGTCATCGGTCCGTCCGTCCAGGCGGGCGTGGCGTTCTTGCCGGCGTAGGAGACCGTCACGTAGACGGGCTGGTCGAGCGACCAGTCCCACGAGGTGTACGTGTACGTGCCCTTGAAGCCGCCGTGGCAGTACGTGCTGGCGCAGGTGGCGCCGTTCGGCCGTGAGTAGGCCGGCGGCGCGAACCCCTTCGTCGCCACGCCGCCGAAGGTGACGGTGGCGTAGGGGCCGTCGATGTGGCCCGGCGAGAACATGTCGGTGGGCGTCACGTGGCACACCGCGCAGTCGAACGGCGTGGCCAGCGTCGAGCCCACGTGCTTCGTGTGGGCGCCCACGCGGATGAGGTCGTTCCCCTGGCCCCAGATCGTCCGCGGGGGAGCGCCGGTCGCGTTCGCGTCGCCGCCGTGGCACCCGATGCAGGTGGCGAAGTTCGAGGCCCGGCTGCCGTTGTGGCAGTCGGCGCAGGCGACGCCGCTCACGCCGCCGTCGAGGAGCGCGCCGTGGCAGGTCTTGCAGCTCGAGAGGCCGCGAACGGCCGTGAAGGCGTGGAAGTCGGGGCTCGTCGGGTCGATCCACGAGGGGTCGTGTCCGCTCGCCTCGATGGCGCCGTCGAGGTGGAGGCCGCCGTTCGACGGCGGGATCATGGTGCCGTCGGGGTTCATCGTCTTGTCGTGGCAGATCGAGCAGACGGTGAGGCTGCTCCCGCTCTTCGGGTGCGGCGCCGGGGGCGGGATGCCGTGGCAGGTGCCGCAGGCGGCCTGCTGCTGGCCGACCTTGGTCCAGTCG
This Anaeromyxobacter diazotrophicus DNA region includes the following protein-coding sequences:
- a CDS encoding YncE family protein, which codes for MRSATTWLALAMCAFACAAPARSQRTLPPLGDEGEVYVYLEPFPAEAEHLAFTVSAAQVARADGPAAPLELLLPNLGGLGTSRQRLLAWGRLPPGDYTSLLLTVKRATLGSPEGRSDLLVPPEPDRVPVAFQVERGRATLVALTLQYARSVDRSFAFSPAFTAEQARTPVEQLIGYCSSTALASLTAFDRHRHRALAVTPVGRAPEGVVLDRRAHRAYVALPGEDQVEVLDLATGADLQRLPLRGGDRPRELALTPDGQALVVLNQGSYSVSFLDLSTASELARAPTGEEPYSLRLDRSGRRAYVFNRRSNTVTVVDLPSRQVAATVPVDAEPLRGQVDRTGGRLYVVHGGSSYLTVLTLPDLTVASRLYVGLGASAVEVDVRTDRVYVAVGRTLEVFDPLSIVPIDSFELPGAASTLAVDEVENTLLAVLPDLRAVAFIDLTSRHLTGLVDVGESPYATAIEGELR
- a CDS encoding cytochrome c3 family protein — its product is MKLLKITFAAVFALAFGNAYAFHSGGVGECEGCHTMHNSFEGAKMTPKGGTILQSGIYLLKASDQSSACLNCHEGPLDRPSSYHIATPDSLMVGDSVPGTLLTSAQVPQTQTPGGDFGWVKKTLNFKVRGALTSIEGDRHGHNIVAADYGYNKDAIQTVAPGGTFPRENLACSSCHDPHGRYRRDATGAIATTGLPIFNSGSYNTSAAPVAGKGAVGVYRLLAGKNYQPKSFSGTGSFAFANDPPAAVVAGNYNASEGTDGSALVRVAYGQGMAEWCANCHGGMLENGYTSGMPGLVHPAGNLAKLPSFIVTNYNSYVTSGIMTGAQATAYTTLVPFELGTNDYTALAAAVASPKFGADTTNAPNVICLSCHRAHASAFESMTRYSIYNEFMTIADASGNAIYDPSTADGKINMGLDQTALQVAYYGRAATAFGPYARGLCNKCHAKD